A single region of the Arthrobacter sp. V1I7 genome encodes:
- a CDS encoding thiamine pyrophosphate-binding protein, whose translation MSQSVQVSDLVGQTLAKLGVGHVFGVVGSGNFDVTNALIREGVPFTAARHEGGAATMADAYARMSAKVGVVSTHQGCGLSNAITGIGEAAKSRTPLIVLTADTQAAAVRSNFKIDQDGLARSIGAVAERIHSAETAVADTVRAFRTAVNERRTVVLSLPLDVQHAPATGSLDEVALQPPARLRPDAATVDQLVQLLREAKRPVFVAGRGGRGARDSILALADYSGALVATSAVANGLFNGETFNLGISGGFSSPLTAELIAGADLIIGWGCTLNMWTMRHGRLISPDAKVVQVDVEDSSLGANRPIALGVLGDSALTANDALAVLKTVQPKAEEKYRTESNALLIKQASRWRDVETPDLSTATTIDPRILSRELDSILPANRIVSVDSGNFMGYPSQYLSVPDEFGFCFTQAFQAIGLGLYTAIGAALARPDRLPVLGAGDGGFLMGISELETAVRLEIPLVCIVYNDAAYGAEVHHFAEGGKKVDLRTVTFPDTDIAAIARGFGAEGVTVRVAEDLQPVQEWVASFKAGSQNRPLVIDAKIASDGGSWWLAEAFQGH comes from the coding sequence ATGAGCCAGTCGGTGCAGGTATCTGATCTTGTTGGGCAGACGCTGGCGAAACTGGGCGTCGGCCACGTGTTCGGCGTTGTTGGGAGCGGAAACTTCGACGTCACCAACGCTCTGATCCGTGAAGGGGTCCCCTTCACAGCGGCACGGCATGAAGGCGGTGCTGCAACAATGGCGGACGCTTACGCCCGGATGTCCGCCAAAGTCGGCGTCGTGAGCACGCATCAGGGCTGCGGCCTGAGCAACGCCATCACGGGGATCGGCGAGGCGGCAAAGAGCCGCACGCCCCTGATCGTGCTGACAGCCGACACGCAGGCCGCGGCGGTGCGATCGAATTTCAAGATCGACCAGGATGGGCTTGCTCGCAGCATCGGAGCGGTCGCCGAAAGGATCCACTCCGCTGAAACCGCCGTGGCAGACACTGTGCGCGCTTTCCGTACAGCGGTCAATGAGCGGCGGACGGTTGTCCTTAGCCTCCCGCTGGATGTCCAGCATGCGCCGGCGACAGGCTCTCTTGACGAGGTAGCCCTGCAGCCCCCCGCACGTCTGCGTCCCGACGCCGCAACCGTCGACCAACTAGTCCAGCTCCTCAGGGAAGCAAAACGCCCCGTTTTCGTCGCCGGACGCGGCGGCCGGGGAGCCCGGGACTCGATCCTTGCGCTTGCCGACTACAGCGGTGCACTCGTTGCCACCTCAGCGGTAGCCAACGGTCTATTCAATGGTGAGACCTTCAACCTGGGCATCTCCGGAGGCTTCTCGTCCCCGCTGACTGCTGAACTCATAGCCGGGGCGGACCTGATCATCGGGTGGGGCTGCACGCTGAATATGTGGACCATGAGGCACGGCCGGCTGATATCGCCGGATGCCAAAGTCGTCCAGGTCGACGTCGAAGATTCCTCGCTCGGAGCCAACAGGCCAATCGCGCTGGGCGTTCTGGGCGACTCCGCCCTCACGGCCAACGACGCTCTGGCAGTCTTGAAGACCGTCCAGCCGAAGGCAGAGGAAAAGTACCGCACGGAGTCGAATGCTCTTCTTATCAAGCAAGCTTCGCGGTGGCGGGATGTGGAAACACCCGACCTGTCGACGGCTACGACAATCGATCCCCGTATCTTGAGCCGCGAACTCGACTCCATCCTCCCTGCCAACCGAATTGTCTCTGTAGACTCCGGCAACTTCATGGGCTATCCAAGCCAGTACTTGTCCGTGCCGGACGAATTTGGTTTCTGTTTTACGCAGGCGTTCCAAGCCATCGGTCTGGGACTTTACACAGCCATCGGGGCGGCGCTGGCCCGGCCGGATCGACTGCCTGTTTTGGGCGCCGGCGACGGCGGGTTCCTCATGGGCATCAGCGAGCTGGAAACAGCGGTCCGCTTGGAGATCCCACTCGTGTGCATCGTATACAACGATGCCGCCTACGGGGCCGAAGTGCACCACTTCGCCGAGGGCGGCAAGAAAGTTGACCTGCGCACTGTGACATTCCCGGACACTGACATTGCCGCGATTGCCCGGGGCTTTGGTGCCGAAGGCGTTACGGTGCGTGTCGCGGAGGATCTCCAGCCTGTGCAAGAGTGGGTGGCATCGTTCAAGGCGGGATCCCAGAATCGGCCCTTGGTGATCGACGCCAAGATCGCCTCTGACGGCGGATCCTGGTGGCTCGCCGAAGCCTTCCAAGGGCACTGA
- a CDS encoding cyclase family protein encodes MSVIAGLVTALRDGSVEIVDLTTPLSRDTPILNLPEPFANTVGLSLAPVSNFDDAGPAWAWNDVSVGEHAGTHLDAPIHWISGRDGKSVDQIEPSRLVGPLVVIDKSAAVAQNPDFLLEPEHFEQFQEEHGALPENCWIIFRTGWSARGGNAADFVNSDEAGPHTPGVSAAGAEWIAKNDSISGFGVETVGIDAGQAGGFDPMFPVHSFLLGADKYGVTSLRQVDKLPVLGATLIVSPLPIVGGTGSPARVYALMDKS; translated from the coding sequence ATGTCTGTAATAGCTGGGCTAGTCACAGCCCTCCGAGATGGTTCGGTCGAAATCGTGGACCTCACAACTCCTCTGAGCAGGGACACGCCGATACTGAATCTGCCGGAGCCTTTCGCGAACACGGTTGGCCTCAGCCTTGCGCCGGTGAGCAACTTCGACGATGCCGGACCGGCATGGGCATGGAATGACGTCAGTGTTGGGGAGCACGCGGGTACCCATCTGGATGCTCCCATCCATTGGATCTCGGGCCGGGACGGCAAATCCGTGGATCAAATCGAGCCGTCCCGCCTCGTCGGTCCCCTCGTGGTCATCGACAAATCGGCGGCGGTGGCACAGAATCCGGACTTTCTCCTGGAACCTGAGCACTTCGAGCAGTTTCAAGAGGAACACGGCGCGCTTCCGGAGAACTGCTGGATCATTTTCCGAACCGGTTGGTCTGCCCGGGGCGGGAACGCCGCGGACTTCGTCAACTCGGACGAGGCCGGACCTCATACGCCGGGTGTCTCGGCTGCAGGGGCCGAATGGATAGCCAAGAATGACAGCATCAGCGGCTTTGGGGTGGAGACTGTCGGCATTGATGCGGGGCAAGCTGGCGGCTTCGACCCCATGTTCCCGGTCCATTCCTTCCTACTTGGTGCGGACAAGTACGGCGTGACGTCCCTTCGCCAGGTCGACAAGCTTCCCGTGCTGGGTGCCACCCTGATTGTTTCCCCTCTGCCGATTGTCGGGGGGACCGGCAGTCCCGCCCGCGTTTATGCCCTGATGGACAAGTCATGA
- a CDS encoding GntR family transcriptional regulator → MTTTHGFAPIRPGLLVTQIHQKLREAILDGTLRPGDALRDSVIAEQMKVSRSPVREALRLLEAAGLTTKDPNRSYVVLEFGEDDLRELAGMRLAYETLAVRLIVHSDKAVGDFSLQLKALRAALTSGSQAAIAAADRVFHSSLVALSGNSRLIEGYGRIQDQVELTLISTDAPNRGSDGMVERHELLVQLLTEAASRGQSGDVVAELESHILQGMGCPSLLPPLH, encoded by the coding sequence ATGACAACCACGCACGGCTTCGCGCCTATTCGTCCGGGACTTCTTGTGACGCAGATTCACCAAAAACTCAGGGAAGCTATCTTGGACGGGACCCTGCGCCCCGGTGACGCGCTCCGCGATTCTGTTATCGCCGAGCAAATGAAGGTCAGCCGGTCCCCGGTCCGCGAAGCGCTGCGCCTGCTCGAGGCCGCGGGACTCACCACCAAGGATCCGAACCGGTCGTATGTGGTCCTTGAATTTGGTGAAGATGATCTGAGGGAACTTGCCGGCATGCGGCTGGCCTACGAGACCCTGGCAGTGCGACTCATAGTCCACTCGGACAAAGCTGTGGGTGATTTCTCCCTTCAGCTCAAGGCCCTCCGCGCCGCACTTACGTCCGGGTCGCAGGCCGCTATCGCCGCTGCCGACAGGGTCTTTCATAGCTCCTTGGTTGCGCTTTCCGGGAACAGCAGGCTGATCGAGGGCTACGGGCGGATTCAGGATCAAGTGGAACTCACTCTCATCAGTACCGACGCCCCCAACCGGGGATCAGACGGGATGGTGGAACGGCACGAACTTCTGGTGCAATTGCTGACTGAGGCCGCGTCGAGGGGGCAGTCGGGAGACGTTGTGGCTGAGCTCGAATCTCACATCCTCCAAGGGATGGGCTGTCCTTCGCTCCTGCCTCCATTGCACTGA
- a CDS encoding thioesterase family protein, which translates to MTARTPSVANASIDRTVEWVDTDASGHQHNSAVMRWVEAAEAELMRNLGLPDYFPSAPRVHQEISYRSKLWFGQLITASIEVQKLGRTSLTYAFEVRGHTHPKSNAGIAAFGTVTVAHVPPGFEKSQPWPHDLVEAVNALMAAAAPAS; encoded by the coding sequence ATGACAGCACGAACTCCATCGGTGGCAAACGCCAGCATCGACCGCACGGTTGAGTGGGTAGACACTGATGCCTCGGGGCATCAGCATAATTCTGCGGTTATGCGGTGGGTTGAGGCGGCCGAGGCTGAGCTCATGCGGAATCTCGGCCTGCCTGACTACTTTCCCAGCGCGCCCCGAGTCCACCAGGAGATCTCCTACAGGTCAAAACTCTGGTTCGGTCAGCTGATCACGGCGTCCATTGAAGTACAAAAGCTCGGCCGGACATCCCTGACGTATGCCTTCGAAGTCCGGGGCCACACCCACCCGAAGTCGAACGCGGGCATCGCCGCCTTCGGTACAGTCACGGTGGCCCATGTGCCGCCTGGATTCGAAAAATCGCAGCCGTGGCCGCACGACCTCGTTGAAGCCGTCAATGCTCTGATGGCAGCCGCCGCCCCCGCGTCCTAG
- a CDS encoding RidA family protein, which yields MNRTINPDSLPKPSGYAHGILSGNTVFLGGQTALDKDMKIVEGGIVEQFRQAFSNVLTTLAAAGGQSQDLVSVTIYLTDVEDYMANGREIGRIWREMAGSEYPAMAGIGVTRLWQKEALIEIQGIAVIAER from the coding sequence GTGAACAGGACCATCAACCCCGATTCGCTGCCCAAGCCGTCCGGATATGCCCACGGCATCCTGTCCGGAAACACGGTTTTCCTCGGCGGGCAGACAGCGCTCGACAAGGACATGAAGATTGTTGAGGGCGGCATTGTGGAGCAGTTCCGGCAGGCGTTTTCCAATGTGCTGACCACGCTGGCCGCGGCGGGAGGGCAGTCACAGGACCTAGTCAGCGTCACGATCTACCTCACCGACGTCGAGGACTACATGGCCAACGGCCGCGAGATAGGCCGGATCTGGCGGGAAATGGCCGGGTCTGAGTACCCCGCCATGGCTGGCATCGGAGTTACCAGGCTCTGGCAGAAGGAAGCACTGATCGAAATCCAGGGCATCGCGGTAATAGCGGAACGCTGA
- a CDS encoding C-terminal binding protein, with protein MRIVKTDGVLETYDADRAEFAGLDITFDEITSLTEAELISNCEGASALLVLREPITARVLDALPQLRVIGRFGVGLDSIDVQAATNRGIVVTNVPDSNITEVATHAVALALALTRRLHRYDRSIRSGQWDFEGPGAGVRRVSTQVFGLIGFGKIGQRVAASAKAIGFEVWAHDPFMSDDAISSHGVRPASFSDLIAGADVVSIHVPLIETTRNLIGAAELAKFKAGANLINVSRGGLVDEVALAAAVAGGHLAGAGLDTFAVEPLAPNNPLRDLENVILSPHAAHYSAESYAETRLKAFRDVARVLGGKTPFYAVNAVN; from the coding sequence ATGCGCATTGTCAAAACCGACGGAGTCCTCGAGACATACGACGCCGATCGCGCCGAGTTCGCCGGACTCGATATCACCTTCGACGAAATCACCAGCCTGACTGAGGCCGAACTCATATCCAACTGCGAAGGAGCCAGCGCGCTACTGGTTCTCCGCGAACCAATCACTGCGCGAGTCCTTGATGCTCTGCCGCAGCTTCGCGTCATCGGGCGCTTCGGCGTGGGTCTGGACTCCATTGACGTCCAAGCCGCAACAAACCGGGGCATAGTGGTCACCAACGTCCCCGACTCCAACATCACTGAAGTTGCCACGCACGCCGTCGCCTTGGCCTTGGCGCTTACTCGGCGATTGCACCGCTATGACCGCAGCATCCGGTCAGGTCAGTGGGATTTCGAAGGCCCAGGTGCCGGCGTACGGCGAGTCTCCACCCAGGTGTTCGGCCTAATCGGCTTCGGCAAGATCGGTCAGCGGGTAGCTGCCAGTGCAAAGGCCATCGGATTCGAGGTCTGGGCTCACGATCCGTTCATGTCGGATGACGCGATCTCCTCCCATGGGGTAAGACCTGCGTCGTTCAGCGATCTGATCGCCGGCGCCGACGTCGTCTCAATCCACGTGCCACTTATCGAAACAACACGAAATCTCATCGGCGCCGCTGAACTTGCCAAATTCAAGGCAGGCGCAAATCTTATTAACGTTTCCCGGGGCGGACTAGTTGACGAAGTCGCCCTGGCAGCGGCGGTTGCCGGTGGACATCTTGCGGGTGCCGGCCTGGATACATTTGCCGTCGAACCACTGGCACCTAACAACCCACTTCGAGACCTTGAAAACGTCATTCTCTCGCCCCACGCCGCACATTACTCGGCAGAATCGTACGCAGAGACGCGACTGAAGGCCTTCCGGGATGTAGCCCGGGTCCTCGGTGGGAAGACGCCGTTCTATGCGGTAAACGCCGTGAATTGA
- a CDS encoding IS1380 family transposase, translating into MQLFHRSTRVSAAFDDSNLVSAAGLVPAMALAMKTCLGELADQWLTLPGYFGANAGLKVTAMVAGMVAGADSIDDMALLRHGGMKKLFAGAYAPSTLGSFLRAFTFGHVRQLDALAARWLVNVAAVAPIASGIDDYALVDIDDTIKEVHGYRKQGSGYGYSGVRGLNALIGILSTATAAPVIIGARLRKGSSGSPRGAGKFIGDILATVKRLRGKDATGLVLLRADSAFYGHSVVAAAHRAGAKVSITARMDPAVKRSIATINEQAWTTIQYTDAVRDETTGAWISSAEVAETAFTAFVGRKKAERIHGRLVVRRIPELNAKASAGQQTLFDTHRFHAFFTTSALDTVTADKTHRQHAIIEQVNADLKDSALAHLPSGKFTANAAWLVLAAIAFNLSRAIGTLASTDLGKARSGTIRRKIITVPARIATSARRIILHLPANWPWETSWSNLFEAACGPPRTATI; encoded by the coding sequence GTGCAACTTTTCCATAGATCCACGCGCGTGTCAGCCGCGTTCGATGATTCCAATCTCGTGTCGGCCGCAGGGCTGGTCCCGGCGATGGCGCTGGCGATGAAAACCTGCCTGGGCGAACTCGCTGATCAGTGGCTGACGCTGCCCGGATACTTCGGCGCAAATGCGGGGTTGAAGGTCACTGCGATGGTCGCGGGCATGGTCGCCGGGGCCGATTCCATCGATGACATGGCCTTGCTGCGGCACGGCGGGATGAAGAAACTCTTCGCCGGCGCATATGCCCCGTCGACTCTGGGATCGTTCCTGAGGGCGTTCACTTTCGGCCATGTCCGCCAGCTCGACGCCCTCGCGGCCCGGTGGCTGGTGAACGTCGCCGCCGTGGCCCCGATCGCCTCCGGTATCGATGATTACGCTTTGGTCGATATCGACGACACCATCAAGGAAGTCCACGGCTACCGGAAACAGGGTTCCGGATACGGTTACTCAGGGGTCCGGGGATTGAACGCGCTGATCGGGATCCTCTCGACCGCGACCGCGGCGCCGGTCATCATCGGCGCGAGGCTGCGCAAGGGAAGCTCCGGGTCCCCGCGCGGGGCGGGGAAGTTCATCGGTGACATCCTTGCCACCGTGAAACGGCTGCGTGGCAAGGACGCCACCGGGCTGGTGCTGCTGCGTGCCGACAGCGCGTTCTACGGCCACTCAGTTGTCGCCGCTGCCCACCGCGCAGGCGCAAAAGTGTCCATTACCGCCAGGATGGACCCGGCCGTCAAACGCTCCATCGCCACCATCAACGAGCAGGCCTGGACCACAATCCAATACACCGACGCAGTCCGCGATGAAACCACCGGAGCCTGGATTTCCTCGGCGGAAGTCGCCGAAACCGCCTTCACTGCCTTCGTGGGCCGAAAGAAAGCCGAACGCATCCACGGGCGCCTGGTCGTGCGCCGGATCCCGGAACTGAACGCCAAAGCCAGCGCGGGGCAACAGACCCTGTTCGACACCCACCGCTTCCACGCCTTCTTCACCACCAGCGCCCTAGACACCGTCACCGCAGACAAAACCCACCGCCAACACGCCATAATCGAGCAGGTCAACGCAGACCTCAAAGACAGTGCCCTGGCGCACCTGCCCTCGGGAAAATTCACCGCCAACGCAGCCTGGCTGGTCCTGGCGGCCATCGCCTTCAACCTCTCACGCGCCATCGGCACCCTCGCCAGCACCGACCTGGGCAAGGCACGCAGCGGAACCATCCGCCGAAAAATCATCACCGTCCCCGCCAGGATCGCGACCTCGGCACGGAGAATCATCCTGCACCTGCCCGCCAACTGGCCCTGGGAAACCAGCTGGTCAAATCTCTTCGAAGCGGCCTGCGGGCCACCACGGACCGCCACCATCTGA
- a CDS encoding MFS transporter, giving the protein MQAIATRKAIKRLIPLLGICFFISIIDRTNVSVASLTMNADIGMSAAAYGFGAGIFFIGYFLFEVPSNLALAKYGARRWIARIMITWGVISMAMYFISNETTFYIFRFLLGAAEAGFFPGVVFFLYQWFDQKNIAKVLATFFAFGPLANAVGAPLATAIMSAWGWQWVFVVEGIPAIILAFVVLRILPDSIEDAKWLTAEEKVALRSAVAKPTEHVSWVKALRDPQTMLMCLQYFLIMTSSYALVLWLPQVIKSLGADVGLTGWLTAIPFAAAAVGMVLWGRHSSKTGERIWHTVIPCIAACLAFAVGAYTKEPVLALALLSVAATAVYAAPSAFWSLPRTYVSGAVAATATALANSFGNLGGFVGPYLNGWMRDLTGGFELGLALLGIPILLGGLLTFITARMASPKTESQQTDESLPAVVSAQTSA; this is encoded by the coding sequence ATGCAAGCCATTGCCACCCGGAAGGCCATCAAAAGGCTAATTCCGCTCCTGGGTATCTGTTTCTTCATCAGCATCATTGACCGCACCAACGTAAGTGTCGCTTCACTGACCATGAATGCAGATATCGGCATGTCGGCTGCGGCGTACGGCTTCGGCGCAGGCATCTTCTTCATCGGGTACTTTTTGTTCGAAGTTCCCAGCAACCTGGCACTGGCAAAGTATGGTGCCCGCCGCTGGATCGCACGGATCATGATCACCTGGGGTGTCATCTCGATGGCCATGTACTTCATCAGCAACGAGACGACGTTCTATATCTTCCGTTTCCTTTTAGGGGCCGCCGAGGCAGGCTTCTTCCCTGGAGTGGTGTTCTTCCTCTACCAGTGGTTTGACCAGAAAAATATTGCCAAGGTCCTGGCCACTTTCTTCGCTTTCGGCCCACTGGCCAACGCCGTCGGCGCACCCCTGGCCACGGCCATCATGTCTGCCTGGGGTTGGCAGTGGGTCTTCGTGGTTGAAGGTATTCCCGCAATCATTCTGGCCTTTGTAGTCCTGCGGATACTTCCGGACAGCATCGAGGATGCGAAATGGCTGACGGCAGAGGAGAAAGTTGCTCTTCGTTCCGCAGTTGCAAAGCCCACCGAGCACGTTTCATGGGTGAAAGCTCTTCGCGATCCGCAAACCATGCTGATGTGCCTCCAGTATTTCCTGATCATGACCAGCAGCTATGCCCTGGTCCTGTGGCTGCCGCAGGTAATCAAGTCCTTGGGCGCTGACGTTGGCCTCACTGGCTGGCTAACGGCCATTCCGTTTGCGGCGGCTGCCGTCGGCATGGTCCTGTGGGGCCGGCACTCCTCCAAAACCGGGGAACGGATCTGGCACACCGTAATTCCGTGCATCGCGGCCTGTCTCGCCTTCGCCGTCGGCGCCTATACCAAGGAACCGGTCCTGGCCCTTGCGCTCCTGAGCGTGGCTGCAACGGCTGTTTACGCTGCCCCCAGTGCATTTTGGTCCCTTCCCCGGACATACGTCAGCGGCGCTGTGGCTGCGACCGCGACCGCCCTCGCCAACTCCTTCGGCAACCTGGGTGGCTTCGTTGGGCCGTATCTGAACGGATGGATGCGCGACCTTACTGGAGGGTTTGAGCTTGGGCTTGCCCTCCTTGGAATTCCCATCCTCCTGGGCGGCCTCCTGACGTTCATTACCGCACGCATGGCATCGCCGAAGACTGAGAGCCAGCAGACAGATGAGAGTCTCCCCGCGGTAGTTTCCGCACAGACGTCAGCCTAA
- a CDS encoding PaaX family transcriptional regulator C-terminal domain-containing protein, whose product MASTDTVPDLAPMPRHQHLIVTVYGLYAREHGGVLAVSDLIRLLSDLGVESAGVRSSVSRLKKRGVLVSLKQGGSAAYSLAPGLEEVFKAGDERIFSPRRAIKGDDWILTSFSVPESQRHLRHKLRTILTRMGCGQVSPGLWIAPGSLGSEIAQQLDRAGLMEYVDLFRAARMGEGNIRAKVGQWWDLPALDALYSDFLVRHQDVLVRWAGGRAEEPETPEQLRQAFSDYVPTVTQWRRLPYLDPGLPEEYLPEGWSGLAAEALFAKVHSLLGPKAQRYARSVLGA is encoded by the coding sequence ATGGCTTCCACAGATACCGTTCCCGATTTGGCCCCGATGCCGCGGCACCAGCACCTGATCGTGACCGTCTATGGGCTCTACGCCAGGGAACACGGCGGCGTCCTCGCCGTCTCGGACCTGATCCGCCTGCTCAGCGATCTGGGTGTCGAGTCAGCCGGCGTACGGTCCTCGGTCTCCAGGCTCAAGAAACGCGGCGTCCTGGTCAGCCTGAAGCAGGGAGGCTCTGCCGCGTACAGTCTCGCCCCCGGACTCGAAGAAGTATTCAAAGCCGGGGACGAGCGCATTTTTTCTCCTCGGCGGGCCATCAAAGGTGACGACTGGATTCTGACCTCATTCTCGGTGCCGGAGTCACAGCGGCACCTGCGCCACAAACTGCGCACCATTTTGACGCGGATGGGCTGCGGACAGGTATCCCCGGGCTTGTGGATAGCGCCCGGCAGTCTTGGCAGCGAGATCGCCCAACAGTTGGATCGTGCCGGGCTGATGGAATACGTGGATCTCTTCAGGGCAGCCCGCATGGGCGAGGGGAACATCCGGGCAAAGGTGGGCCAGTGGTGGGACTTGCCCGCTCTCGACGCCCTCTACTCGGACTTTCTGGTCCGCCACCAGGATGTCCTGGTGCGATGGGCCGGTGGCCGGGCCGAGGAACCAGAAACCCCTGAGCAGCTGAGGCAGGCGTTCAGCGACTACGTGCCCACCGTGACCCAATGGCGCCGGCTTCCGTATTTGGACCCGGGACTGCCGGAGGAATATCTTCCCGAGGGCTGGTCGGGACTGGCCGCCGAGGCGCTTTTTGCCAAAGTGCACTCCTTGTTGGGCCCAAAGGCACAGCGGTACGCACGTTCCGTTCTGGGCGCGTGA
- a CDS encoding fumarylacetoacetate hydrolase family protein, with protein MKLATLRTSENGTTAALAVGVESYLPLPYPNVGTLLEDPDWRNTVKATADAGPDDAGFIEASAASLAPLLPTARKVICCGLNYGDHIREMGRDLPEYPTLFAKYADTLTGASDTITVHGSDRVDWEAELAVVVGAQLFRADETEARAAIAGYTVANDVSMRDWQNRTLQWFQGKAFDATTPVGPVMITPDEAGTSFDVKGYVNGELVQSGNTSTLVFGPAQLLSYISRFTLLRPGDLVLTGTPGGVGMGMKPPRFLRDGDVLTTEIAGIGTLQNTVRIHQPTGTEARMPVAATSTKE; from the coding sequence ATGAAACTGGCCACACTGAGAACCAGTGAAAACGGCACGACGGCGGCCCTTGCCGTGGGCGTAGAGTCCTACTTGCCCCTGCCGTATCCGAACGTTGGAACGCTCCTCGAGGACCCCGACTGGCGGAATACCGTGAAGGCAACGGCAGATGCAGGGCCGGACGACGCGGGCTTCATTGAGGCCTCCGCGGCTTCACTTGCTCCGCTTCTGCCTACGGCCAGGAAGGTCATCTGCTGCGGGCTGAACTACGGCGACCACATCCGGGAAATGGGGCGTGACCTCCCCGAATACCCGACGCTATTCGCCAAATACGCGGACACGCTGACGGGCGCATCCGACACCATCACCGTCCACGGCAGCGACCGCGTCGACTGGGAAGCCGAGCTGGCCGTAGTCGTCGGCGCCCAGCTCTTTCGCGCGGACGAGACGGAGGCCCGGGCCGCGATCGCGGGCTATACCGTTGCCAACGATGTCTCCATGCGGGACTGGCAAAACCGGACCCTCCAGTGGTTCCAAGGCAAGGCCTTCGACGCCACAACCCCCGTGGGCCCGGTAATGATTACCCCAGACGAGGCCGGCACTTCGTTTGACGTAAAGGGCTACGTCAACGGCGAACTGGTCCAGAGCGGCAATACCTCAACACTGGTCTTCGGGCCCGCGCAGCTGCTCTCCTACATTTCCCGGTTCACTTTGCTCCGGCCCGGGGACCTGGTCCTCACCGGGACGCCAGGCGGGGTGGGAATGGGCATGAAGCCCCCACGATTCCTGCGCGACGGTGATGTCCTCACCACGGAGATCGCCGGCATCGGAACCTTGCAGAACACCGTCCGCATCCATCAGCCCACCGGCACCGAAGCCCGCATGCCGGTCGCAGCCACCAGCACCAAGGAATGA
- a CDS encoding HpcH/HpaI aldolase/citrate lyase family protein, whose protein sequence is MTTTTLNLTGRLAAGPLIGTFVGISSPTAVEILGWSGYEVLCLDAEHSAFGVADLQGLIRAADVTGTPALVRVPELGQDIGRVLDWGAAGVVVPRIETVDQAREAVSRVRYPSEGGRGAGPGRATRYGANMGQYVATANDDVLLVLQIETAAGVANVEEIAAVEGIDVIFVGPGDLAVSLGTSPGSAQHAAAVTRILNAAAQCGVPTGIFCSSPAQVEKYSAEGVRLYLIGADVVFLAEAAGQTLKSARGAIAAAALVTSKGVN, encoded by the coding sequence ATGACCACTACAACCCTCAACCTGACGGGCCGCCTGGCCGCAGGGCCCCTTATCGGCACTTTCGTAGGCATCTCCAGTCCTACAGCTGTGGAGATCCTTGGCTGGAGCGGCTACGAGGTGCTGTGCCTGGACGCCGAACACTCGGCTTTCGGTGTCGCCGACCTACAAGGGCTCATTCGCGCGGCCGATGTGACTGGCACGCCGGCCTTGGTCCGCGTTCCCGAACTTGGCCAGGATATCGGCCGCGTCCTGGATTGGGGCGCCGCGGGAGTGGTCGTGCCCCGGATTGAAACAGTGGACCAGGCCAGGGAAGCCGTGTCCCGGGTGAGATACCCCTCCGAGGGAGGCCGGGGAGCCGGGCCCGGACGCGCGACACGGTACGGCGCCAATATGGGGCAGTATGTGGCCACAGCCAATGATGACGTCCTTCTCGTCCTGCAAATTGAGACAGCTGCCGGTGTGGCCAACGTCGAGGAGATTGCTGCCGTCGAGGGCATCGATGTCATTTTTGTCGGACCCGGTGACCTGGCCGTTTCATTGGGGACAAGTCCCGGGTCCGCCCAGCACGCTGCCGCTGTCACCCGGATTCTGAACGCTGCTGCCCAGTGCGGCGTTCCTACCGGAATATTTTGCTCCTCCCCAGCCCAGGTGGAGAAGTATTCTGCCGAAGGCGTCCGGCTATACCTTATCGGTGCTGACGTAGTTTTCCTCGCTGAGGCAGCGGGACAGACCCTGAAATCCGCGCGCGGAGCAATCGCCGCCGCGGCACTCGTAACATCCAAGGGAGTCAATTGA